The genome window GTTGTGGAAGAGCAGTGTGGGGCGCTTGTAGGCCGTGAAGCGCCGTGCAAAGCACAGAGTCAGGTGGTCCGGGTTGAGCGCGCTCAGGAACATGCGCAGCCGGTTGGGGGCTTCGCCCTCGCGGGTCCACTGTTCGGAAATGGAACGGCGCACCTCGTCGTAGAGCCGGTGCTTGAGGGCCGTGTGGGTGTCCCAGAGCCTGCGGTCGTCCACGGCGTCCAGGCAGTTCCAGTCGTGGTTGGCCTTGAGGGTCTTGTGTATGGACAGGCTGCACGTTTCCTCGATGTCGTGGCGCAGCCGCTCGTCGAGCCAGGACGGGATGTGCACCCCGTTGGTGATGTGGCCCACGGGCACCTCGCTGAGCAGGAATCCGCGCCACAGGTCCATCCACATGCGCCGGGAAACGTTGCCGTGCAGACGGCTGACCCCGTTGCGGATGCAGGAGAGCTGTAGGGCCAGCACAGTCATGTTCAGGTGGTCGGCCTCTTCCGCGTACATGTGACCCAGGTTCCACAGGGATTCCCAGGGGACGCCCATTTCCACGGCGTAGCCCCGGAAGTAGTTTTCCACCAGGGAGCGTTCGAAACGCTCGTTGCCCGCGGGCACCGGGGTGTGCATGGTGAACACCGTGGAGCCGCGCACGATCTCCCTGGCCGTGGCAAAGTCCACGCCCTCGCCGAACATGAGCTGGCGGATGCGTTCGAAGAGCAGGAAAGCGGAGTGGCCCTCGTTGAGGTGGTAGATGCTCGGTTCCACGCCCAGGGCGTTGAGCAGCCGCACGCCGCCCACTCCGAGAACTATCTCCTGCTCGATGCGGCCCTTGGACGAGGGCTCGTAGAGCCGCGAGGCGATGTCCCGGTCCGAGCGCGAGTTTTCCACCACGTCCGTGTCCAGCAGGTAGAGCTTGGCCCTGCCCACGCGCACTTCCCAGATCTGGGCGTAGACCGTGCGGCCGGGCAGATCCACGGTGACCAGCACCCGCTCGGTTTCGCCGTTGTGGAGCTGGACGATCGGCATGGCCGCAAAGTCGTTGTCCCAGTATTCCACCACCTGGTCGCCGTTGCCGTTGATCTTCTGGTGGAAGTAGCCCTGCTTGTAGAGCAGGGAGATGCCGATGAAGGGCAGGTTCAGGTCGCTGGCCGACTTGATGTGGTCGCCCGCCAGCAGCCCCAGGCCCCCGGAATAGATGGGGATGGATTCGTGCAGGCCGAATTCCATGGAGAAATAGGAGACCGGGTTCTTCCAGGTGATGCCGGAGTGTTCCGCGTGGCTCTGCTTGGCCATGTAAGCGTCGAAGCGCTCCAGCACATTGCTCAGCCGGGCCATGAATTCATGGTCGCCCGCCAGCTGGTTCAGTCGGTCCTGATCCATGGTGTTCAGGAAGCTGACCGGGTTGTTGCCGCTGGCGTACCACTTGTCCGCGTCCATCCATTCGAAGAGTTCCTGCACGTCGCGGTGCCAGACCCACCAGAGGTTGTTGGCCAGCTCGCGCATGCGGGCCAGTTCCGCGGGCAGCTCGGTAACCACCGAGAACGAGCGCAGCCTGGGCTGGGTGGTGTTGACCCCGGTGAAGCTGATCTGCTTTCCCGGCGCGGCGGACATGCGCTGCACGCCAGCCACCCGCTGGGTCTTGATGTCCCCGGCCAGTTCATAGGCCTCGAGGTAGCGCAGGTAGAAATTCTTCCAGGTGGTTTCCTCGGCCACGCGCCGGGCCTCGGCCGCGCGGTAGGCGCGCTCCTCCTTGTTCCAGTGGATGAATTCGCCCAGGTAGGCGGTCAGTTTCTTCACTGCCGTGTCGTAATTGTCGTCCAGGCGGTTGAGCACGTGCACGCCCGCGTGTCCCTCGGGGTAGCGCTCCATGACCCACTGGCCGAAACCGGCCCGGTCCGAGGTCACGGTGGGCACGGAAAAGGCCGCGCTCTCCATGGGGGTGTAGCCCCAGGGCTCGTAGAAGGACGGGAATACGGTCAGGTCCATGCCCGCCAGAGCGTCGTAGTATTCCAGGTTCAGGATGCCGTCGTTGCCGTCCAGGTAGACCGGGATGAAGATGACGCAGCACTTGTTGTGCGGCGCGTTCTGCAGCTGCTTTTCCCGGCAGCGGGTCACGATGGGGTCGTGGTCCGGATCGCCCAGGTGGTGGGTGGCGATCCCGGCGTATTTTTCGATGGATGCGCGTTCGCTGCGCAGCCGCCTGCGCGCCTCTTCGCTGAATCCCGCATAGCCGCAGCTCACCAGCAGGAAGTTGACGACGGTGATGTCCTCCCCGGATTCGGTCAGCTTGCGGTCGATGTTGGCCAGGCTGTCCAGGAGCAGGTCAATGCCCTTGTTATGGAATTCGTACCGGCCGCTGGTGGCCACCAGCAGGGTGTTGGATGGCTTGAGCTCGCGCTCCAGGAACCGGGAGGCCAGCTTGATGAGTTGCGGCCGCACCCGTTTGCGCGTTTTTTCCACCTCTTCGGGTTCGGCAAAGCCCTCCAGGTTGAATCCGTTGACCGTGACCACGGCCGGGTTGGTTCCCAGCAGGTGGGCGGCCTCCTTGCGGGTGATATTGGAAACCGTGGTGAAGCAGTCCGCCTCGCGGGCGGAGACCGATTCCATGGAGTGCTTGGCCTTGACCCCGAAGGCAGTGGCTTCGTGGGAGGGGTCCAGCTCTTCCAGCTCGTCGTAGATGTCCACGCCCGAACCGGACATGGCCCGGCCCAGCATGGTGGCGTGGGTTGTCAGCAGGGTGGCCACGCCCGGGGCGTTTTTCTTGAGGTAGAGCACGCCCGCGCCGCTCATCCATTCATGGAAGTGGGCGAACACGTCGGCCACCTCTTCCACGTCGTCGCTGATCTCCTTGATGACCATGGCCGCCGCCGTGCTGAAGAGCACGGGCTCGATGTAGTCCCAGGACCCGGTCATGGAGTCCACGCCGTAGTCGTTCCAGATCTGGAACAGGAGCTTGTCCTGGTTGGGCACGGCCTTCTGGAAATTCACCAGAAGCACCCAGGGAGATCCGGGGATGTCCCAGCGTCCGGCGACCGTGGGAATTCCCATGCCTTCCAGGCGTTCCTGGGTGGGGCGGAATTCCGGGGGAGGGTCGCAGGCCTTGAAACCGGGGTTGCGGTCCAGGAGCGGGCCCATGGCCACATAACGTCCGCCGAAGGCCGCCATGGCCTCGGCCGCCTTGCTGCTGATGACCGTGTGGATGCCGCCCACCTTGTTGCAGACTTCCCAGGATACTTCGAAGAGCCATTTGGTTTCCATAGCGTGAATCTCCCGTAGGTTATGCGTCGGATTGCCGTTGCCGGAGCACCAGGGCAAAGTCGTTCAGGGCGTTCATGTACGTGATGAACGCCTGGTACGGTGTTTCAAAGGGATTGAAGTACTTGTGCACGTCGCCGTCCGAGAACCACTTGGTGCACATGTAGTAGAAATGGTCGCTGGTGAGCATTTCGCGCCAGGTCGCCTGCATCTCGTCGTCGCCGGAGGCAATGACCTCCTGCTCCAGGGCATAGGCCAGTTCCGCTGCCTGGTCCTGCATGGGGTTGCCCAGCCAGGCCGTGACGTCGCGCTCCAGGTCGGCCCAGGAGGTGAAGTGGGGCACGTCCAGCTGGGCCACCGGGTCGAGCCCGGCCGCGGCCTCGGAGGGAGTGCGGAAGCAGAAGTCCCTGTGGGACAGCACGGCCCGGGGCAGGGCGCGGAAAAAGTCGAAGATGCCGGTGTCTTCCCACTGGTGTTCGCCGATGGTTTCATAGTCCATGAACAGGTTGATCACCTCGCCGCTGCCCGCCACATCGTGCACCCAGCGGGCGTACTTTTCCACAGTGAGGGGCCATTCGTCCCAGTTGCGGTCCGAGAAGCGGAAGGCCACGTCGTCCGAGAGCCGGTAGTTCTTGAGCAGGGCCTTGAGCTTTTCGCATCCCGCGGGCTGATACACGAAGTTGGGGGTGCGCCAGCCCAGGACCTGGTCCGCGCCCTCGGCCAGGATGACCCTGTAGCCCAGGCGTTCCACTTCCTTGGCCAGCTCGTTGTTGAAGATGAGCTCGGTGTTGCGGAAGGTGGTGGGCTCCTGGCCGAAGAATTCGGTCATGACCGCGTGGTGCTTGCGGACCTGGCGCCGGAATTCCTCCCTGGAAAAGAGGAAGGACAGGGAATGGTAGTGGGTCTCGGCTATGAACTCCACGCACCCCGTGGCCGCCAGCTCGCGGAAGGAATCCAGCACCTCGGGGCAGAATTCCTGGAACTGCTCCAGGGCCACGCCGGTGATGGAGTAGGAGATGCGGAAGTCGCCCCGGAATTCCCGGATCAGGTCGAGCATGAGCCGGTTGGCGGGCAGATAGCACTTGTGGGCCACCTTGCGCAGGATGTCGGCGTTGGCCTGCTCGTCGCGGTAATGGTGGCTGCGGCCCATGTCGAAGAAGGAATAGCCCTGGTTCAGGCGCATGGGCTGGTGGACCTGAAAATAGAAGCACACGGAAATCATCGGCTACCTCCCGGCCAGATCGCGGTAGACATTGAGCACGTGCTCGGCCGCGATCTCCCATTTGGTGCGCTTGAGGGTTTCGAGTCCCTGCTGCACGATTTTCTCGGACCGTTCCGGGTTCCCCAGTATGTCGAGGATCTCCGCGGACAGCCGGTCCGTATCCCAGAAATCTATCTTGACCGCGCCGTCCAGCATTTCGGCCACTCCCGACTGCTTGGAGACGATGGCGGGCACGTTGTAGACCATGGCCTCCAGGGGCGTGATGCCGAAGGGTTCGGACACGCTGGGCATGACGTAGAGGTCGCTCATGGCGTAGATGCGCTCCACGTCCGTGCCGCGCACGAAGCCCAGGAAATGGAACTTGTCCGCGATGCGCAGTTCGGCCATGCGCTCCACCATGCGGTTGAACATGTCGCCGGAACCGGCCATGGCGAAGCGTACGTTCGGGTTCTTCTTGATCACCTTGGCGGCCGCCTCGACAAAGTAGTCCGGCCCCTTCTGGAAGGTGATGCGGCCCAGGAAGAGGACCAGCTTTTCCTTGAAGGGCTTTTCCACCCGCAGCTGGCCCAGGCGGCGCTCCTTGGAGACCGCGTTGTGCACCACCACGATCTTGTTCGGATCAATGCCGTAGCGCTTGACGATGGTGTCCTTGGTGAAGTGGCTCACGGCGACGATGCGGTCCGCCGCCTCGAATCCGGCCCGTTCGATGTCGTAGATCTGCTGGTTCACGTGTTCGCCGCTGCGGTCGAATTCCAGGGCGTGGGCGTGCACCACCAGGGGCTTGCCCGAAACGCGCTTGGCCTCCATGCCCGCGGGGGCGGTCATCCAGTCGTGGGCGTGGATGACGTCGAATTCCTCCTGCCGGGCCATGTGGGCGCAGATCAGGCTGTAGCGCACGATCTCGGCCATGAGGTTGTTGCCGTAGCCGCCCGAGAAGTCGTATCCCTTCATGTTCAGGATGGCTTCCGAGGTCAGCAGTTCCTCCTGGTCCAGGATGCTCCTGTATTCCTTGTCCGTGATATAGGGCCGCAGGGGCGAGAGCACTTCGAGCATCTTGACCCGCTTTCGCAGCTCGCGGATGTCCTGGATGCCCACCGAGGCATGGACCCGGTTTGCCCCGAGCAGGGTCAGGTGTTTGCCTTCCTCGTCGGAATCGAGCCGGGGCAGCACGAAGGTGATGTCCACCCCGTGCTGGGCGAGTCCCTTGGTCAGACCCAGGCAGGCCGTGCCCAGGCCCCCGGAAATGAAGGGCGGGAACTCCCACCCGAACATGAGAACGCGCATTTATCGGCCTCCAAGAAGTTTGTTCAGGCGCACGGCCTCGGCCACGCTCCAGGCCTGGGCAATGCACCCGTTGGGCAGGTGTGGCGGGTTGCCGGTGTAGATTTCCGGCAGCGACGCGATTCCATAGTCAGCCGGGAATGATCGCAGAATTTCCTTGAAATATTTGCGCAGGAAGGCCTTGGCCTCCTTGATGTCCTCGGCCTGGCGCAGCATGGCCTCGCCGAAGTGGCCCGCCAGCCAGGGCCAGACCATGCCCTGGTGATAGGCCGAATCGCGGGCGTCCGAGTCGCCCTGGTAGAAGGGCGCGTACGACGGGTGGCGTGGGGAAAGGGTCCGCAGGCCGTACGGGGTCAGCAGGTGATCCTGCACGGTGGCCACCACGGCCCGCATCTGTTCCATGTTCAGCGTGGAATGGGGCAGGGAGACCGCGAAGATCTGGTTGGGCCGGATGGCCCGGTCGCAGCCGAATTTGCCGACAACGTCGCACAGGCAGTTGTCCTCGCGGTTCCAGAACCTGTCCGGGAAGCTGGCGGCCAGTTTGTCCGCCGATTCCCTGGCCCTGCGGACTGTTTCGTTGTCCTCGCCTTCCATCAGCTCCAGGTAGAAACGCAGTCCGTTGTACCACAGGGCGTTGATTTCCACGGCCGCTCCGTGGCGCGGGGTCACGGGCCTGCCGTAGGCCTGGGCGTCCATCCAGGTGAGCTGGGTGTGCTCGTTCCCGGCATGGAGGAGCCCGTCCTCGTGGATGGAGCACAGCGGCACCCTGCCGTCCAGGTGCGCCGCAATGATGCGTTCCAGGGCCGGGAGTATGCTTTTGCGCACGAATTCCCTGCTGCCCTTGGTCCGGAGGTATTCCTGCACGGCCCAGAAGAACCACAGGGAGGCGTCCACGGAGTTGTAGGCCAGGTGGTCGGATCGCTGGTCCAGGTAATTGGGCAGCAGGCCGTCGCGCTCCAGCCCGGCGTAGGCGGCCAGCACCTTTTCACCGAATTCGCGCCTGCCGCAGTGGAAGGTCAGCCCGGGCAGGGCGATCATGGTGTCGCGCCCCCATTCGCCGAACCAGTGGTAGCCCGCCACCACCGAGGAAAAGTCCGAGGCGTTGCGGATCAGGAACTGGTCGGCCGCGTACTGCAGGCCGCGCACGCTCTTGCTGCGGTCCTTGCAGCTCTCGTACAGGGCCTCGCGGCGCTTGATCTCCCTGCTCTTCAGCTTCACGAGATCACCGAGCTTCTCCACCGAGGCCGCGAAGATGACCGGCTTGCCCCGCTTGAGCTCCACCTCGAACATGCCCGGGCAGAACAGGTCTTCCTGGTAGTCGAATCCCCGGTTGCGCTCCTCCAGATATTCAACGTTGCGCATCCACTTGGGGCCGGGGAAGAATTCCGAGACGCGGCTGGTGCCCATGTACAGGGGCGGCATGCCCTTGTACGGCTCGATCTTGCATCCGTTTTTTTCGGGGAAGGTCTTGGGCCGCAGGAACAGGTTCTCGCGGGTCAGTCCGTGCACGTCGCGGTAGGCCAGCAGGGGGCGGATTCGCAGGGTGGGCGCCGTCTTGCCCTCGAGCATTTCGTAGCAGAGCAGCACCGTGTTCTGGCCGTGGACCATGAGCATGGTCTTGCGGATCAGCGCGTCGCCGATGCGGTAGGTCACCGTGGGGCAGAGGTCCTGTTCGAAGCCTTCCACGAACTGGTGGCCCGTGGGGTGGTAGACGCCGGGGTACTTGTTGGTGGACAGGAAGAATTCCTTTTCCCCGTCCGTGACCGAGACTTCCACCTTGGAGAGCAGCACGAAACGGCCGCGCGGCTTCCTGAGCGCCGCCACGAGCAGGCCGTGGTACTTGCGGGTATGACAATTGATGACCGTGCTGGAGGCGTAGCCGCCGAGCCCGTTGGTGTCCAGCCACTCCTTGCGTGTCGCTGTTTCTGTATTGACGCACGCATCCCTGGGAATTCGAAGCATTTTTACCACCTTGAAGGAATGAAATTCAACAGGAAATGAACAGGAGAAGAGGCTTCTCACACTCAACTATAGATATAAGAATCAAAGCATATGCAAGTAAAAAGTGTGTAACTGGGGTTATAATGTGATTTGTTTTTTCCGGGCGGGGGAGAGAGCTGGGAAATGTTGCCGCAAGCGGCTTTTGGGACGGGAGAAAAAGAGGGAAACGACCAGTCCCTCCTGTTTCGGTTTAGCGGCGGATTTTTTTATCCGTTAAGAGGGATGGGATCAGAAGGCCCGGTCAACGACGTTCGAGAGATAAACCGATCGTTGCGCCGGGCGTTCCGTTTGTGTGAGGGATGGCTTTAGGGAGTATGGGCCGTGCGGATCAGTCCCGGACGCGCCACGCATGGCTGTAGATGTTCATGGACGTGCTCCGCAGGCGGCCCACCAGGGTGATGTCCCGCGTTTCGGCGAATTCCAGGGCCGAACTGGTGGCCACGGAAAAGCCGCACAGGATGCCGATGCCGGCCATGGACGCCTTTTCCGCCAGCTCCAGGGCCAGGCGCGAGGAGAGCATGGCGATGGCCGCGTCCTCCAGACAGTCGGAATGCAGGGCCTGGCCCAGGGCCTTGTCGAATGCGTTGTGGCGTCCCACGTCCTCGCCAAAGGCCAGCATGTGGCCGTCCATGGTGAACAGGGCCGCCGCATGGGTGGCCCTGGTGCTCTGGAACAGGGCCTGGCGCTCCTCGAAGCGGTCCCGGAGCTCGAAGAGCCGTTGCACGGTAATGGTTTCCTCCCGCCGCACCCCGGCGCCCATGAAGCGCACGTTCTCGCCGGGGGTCAGTTCCACGCGGGCCAGGGTGCTTTCCCCGCAGACCCTGAGATCCACGGAGCGGATGTCCCTGCGGGAGCGGATCAGGCCCAGGGAAAGCAGCCGCCCGGCCACCAGGTTGTGGTCGTCGCCGGGCGTGCGCACGAAGCTGATGTTTTCATGGTCGCGCACCTTGAGCACCAGCGGCTCCTCCACGGCCACCAGCCCCGAGACCCGTTTCATGGCACCGTCGCTGAAGCGGTGCAGCTGCACGGACTCCAGGAATCTTCCGGTTCGTTGTTGTTCTTTGTCGCGCCTTGCCTTGGGAAACGCCGGATGTATCAGGGTGCTCATGTCCGTATCCTATGGCTTGAAGCTGTTCCAGGTCGTGGGGGCCATGGGGGTCAGGCTACGCTCCTGGGCGATCATGTCCAGGTGCATCAGTCCCATTTGCGCCGCGTCGAGCTGGGGAACCAGCTCGCATTCGCGCAGGTCGATGCACAGGCCGTAGGTGCCGCACTGGTGGCAGGCCTCGATGCGCTCGTGCTTTGCGCCGTCCACGAAAAAGATCTCCCGGGTCTTCTGGTCCGTATTGCCGCAGGCCGGGCAGGTGTCCCTGCGGTATTCCCATTCCAGGCTGCACAGGGAACAGTGCAGGTGTTTCTTGCCCCCGCCGCCCACGAGATGCTCCAGGTCGTTGGGGTCGCGGCGGGAAAGAAAGCCGATGGAGGGCAGGCTGCCGCAGAACGGGCAGGTTCCCTGGTTCCATCGGCCCCTGGAAAACGACTCGTCGAGGCGGCCGGCCAGTGCGGCCAGGACCGGCCCGGCGATAGCGTCCACAATGGTGAAAAGGACAGAGGGTGGAGTGCCGTCCATTTTCTCGGAGGTGTTTTCGAATTGCTTCAGGTCGCCGTCAAGTCGCGCCTCGACGAGTCGCGCCAGCGTCTCGCGGTCGAACGTCGCCTTCCCTTTCCCGGGCCAGGAGTCGTCCGGGATCAGTTTCCTGAGCAGGGGAAGCAGCTCCCGAGAGGAAGCCAGCAGAGATTCCTTGAGCCGGTCGCATCCCTCACCCGCCATGACATGGACGCCTTCCATGAGCCGCGCCTCGTCCACGGCCGGGGGCGGGGGCCTTCCTGGCCGAACCGCTGGGCAAGCTCCGCCTGTTTTTCCAGCAGCGGGGAAAAGGTCCGGACCAGCTCCCCGTAAACGGGTTTGGCGTTGGTGATGGCTTCCAGGGTCGCATGGACGGTTCCGGGGTCAAACGTGGTCATGGAGGTCTCCGATCCTGTCTTTGCGGGAGGTTCGGGCCGCCCGCCCTGTGCGGACGGCCCTTTTCCCGTTGGAGTGATGCGTGTCTGCTATGCGTTTTTAGTCATTTTCGTGATGGGGCTGGCCAGCTTGGCAAGGAACCGCTTGCGGTCCATGCCCGCGGGGGCCTCGGCCACGGCAAAGCTGTGGTAGTGCTCGGGCTTGTCCGTGAGCAGGTATATGACGTTGACGTCATCGGGGTCGGCCAGCATGGCCTCGGGGAACCGCTCCCTGACGACGGCGAGACGCTTTTCGGCCAGCTTGAGCATGTCCTCGCGCTCGCCGAAGTTCATGGTGCCCGTGGGGCAGGCCTTGACGCAGGACGGGAGCAGGCCCTTGTGGACGCGGTCGTTGCACATGGTGCACTTGGCCAGGAGCCCGGTCTTCTCGTTGCGGCGCGGGATGTTGTAGGGGCATGATTCGCGGATCTCCTCGAACTGCTCCGCGCTGAAGGCCTTGGTGCCGTCCGTGTACAGGATGGCACCGGTCTTTTCGTCCTGGAGGATGGCCCCCTCGTGGTAGAGGTCGCCGGTTTCCTTGCAGGGCGCGATCTCGCAGTGGCGGCACTGGTCCGGGAAGAAGTTCCAGCGGACCACGTCGCCGTCCAGGCGCTCGCTGAAGCGCACCAGCTTGTAGTTGTTGGGATTCAGGTCCTGCGGGTTCTGGTGGCTGCCCCAGCCGAATTGCTTGGTCTTGTTGGCGGGCAGTTCGTGCCATTCCTTGCAGGCCAGCTGACAGCCTCGGCAGGCGGTGCAGCGGGACGTGTCTATCAGAAACGCTTTGGGCATGACGTTCTCCTTGCGTCCGGGCGGGACGGGCCCGCCCGGTTTGCCGGTTAGGTTGCAAGCTCGGTGAGCTTTTCGGCCTTGCGGATGTTCACGCAGCAGGCCTTGTACTCCGGAATGGTGGTGTTGGGGTCGCCCACCGACGGCGTGAGCCTGTTGGTGGAATCCCCGGACCCCGGAGTGGTCCAGCCGAAGCAGTACGGCATGCCGATTTCGTGGATGATCCGGCCATGGACCTTGAGGGGCCGCATGCGGATGGTGACCATGGCGATGGCCTCCACCCTGCCGCGAATGCTTTCGACGATCACGCCTTCGCCGTTTTTGATGCCCTTTTCCTTGGCCAGTTCCGGGCTCATCTCCACATAGAGCTGGGGCTCGGCTTCCAGCAGGTTGGGCACGTTGCGGGTCTCCCCGCCGCCGCACCAGTGCTCGGTGAGGCTGTAGGTGGTCAGCACGATGGGGTATTTCGGGTCCGCCGGAGGGGCCAGGACATCCGGGGCGCTGGTGGCGAATTTGTAGCAGGGGCTGTGAAGCTGCTTGGAGAACAGGTTCTTGTTCACCGGGGTCTCGGCCGGTTCGTAGTGCTCGGGGAACGGGCCGTCCTGCCTGCCCGGGCCGAAGAGATGGCCCATGCCGTGCGTGTGCATTATGAAGGGCAGCTTGCCCTGGCCCGTGGCCAGGGGCGGCCAGCCGCCGTCGGGCACGTCACCGATCCATTTGCCGTCCTTCCACTCGATGACCGCCTTGTCCGGGTTGAACGGCTTCCCGTTCAGGTCCACGGAGGCGCGGTTGTAGAGGATGCGCCGGTTTACGGGCCAGCACCACGACCAGTTGGGGTACAGGCCGATCCTGGCCTGCATCTCGGTCTGGGACGGGTCGCGCCGCAGGGACTTGTTGCCTTCCTCCTCGGTCCAACTGCCCGCGTAGAGCCAGTTCAGGCTCGCGGTGGAACCGTCGTCGGCCAGGGCCGCGAACGAGGGCACCTGCTGTCCCTTGCCGTATTTCTTGCCCTTGTATTCGGCATCCCTTGTGAAACGTCCGTTGATGCGCTGGCAGAGATCCTCGGGGTCGTATCTGTCGGGCCAGTCCAGCTTGAGCAGGGCCTCGGGCAGGGCGCCGCCTTCCTTTGCATACAGGGCGCGGAGCCTGCCGAGTATGGAGATGTACATTTCCCCGAACGGGCGCGCCTTGAACTGTGGCTTGACGCTTTTGTCGTGCCAGAGGAGCCAGCGGCCCGAGTTGGTCACCGAGCCGGTCTTTTCCAGCCGGTGGGCCGAGGGCAACAGGAAGAACTCGGTCTTGATCTTCTTGGGATCCGCGCCGGGCCGGTGCCAGTTGTCCGTGGTTTCGGAGTTGTGCAGCTCGGAGCAGACGACCCAGTCCAGGTTGTCCATGGCCTTGCGGATCTTGTTGGTGTTGGGAACGCTGTTCATGGGGTTCAGGCCCATGAAGAAGCCGCCCGTGATTTCTCCCCGGTACATGCGGTCGAACAGGAACAGGTAGGAGTAGTCCTCGCCCTTTTCGACCTTGGGCAGCAGCTCGTAGCAGAAGCCGTTTTCCCTGGTGGCGTTTTCGCCGTACCAGGCCTTGAGCAGGCTGGTGAAGTACTGGGGCTTGTGCTGCCACCAGTTGGCCGACTGCGGGTCGTGGCTGACCGGGGTATTGGCCTTGTTGTAGGCGTCGTAGGAGGGCCAGTCCGCCCTGGGCATGGCCATGTAGCCGGGCAGGATGTGGTAGAGCATGGCGTGGTCCGTGGACCCCTGCACGTTGGGTTCGCCGCGCAGGGCGTTGATGCCGCCGCCCGCGATGCCGATGTTGCCGAGCAGGAGCTGGATGATGCCGGAGGAGCGGATGTTCTGCACGCCCACGGTATGCTGGGTCCAGCCCAGTGCGTAGAGGATGGTTCCGGCCTTTGTGCCCGTGCCGGTGGCGCTGTATGCCTCGTACACGCGCAGCAGGTTCTTTTCCGATACGCCGGTGGTGGCGGAGACCTTGTCCAGTCCGTAGCGGGAATAGTGCTTTTTGAGCAGCTGGAACACGCAGCGGGGGTGCTTGAGGGACTTGTCCCGCTTGGGCACGCCCCTGGAGTCCAGCTCCAGGTCCCACTTGCTTTTGTCGTAGGTCCGGGTCTTGGGGTCGTAGCCCGCGAACAGGCCGTCCTTGAACCCGAATTCCTTGCCCACGATGAGCGAGGCGTTGGTGTATTC of Salidesulfovibrio onnuriiensis contains these proteins:
- the glgP gene encoding alpha-glucan family phosphorylase, whose product is METKWLFEVSWEVCNKVGGIHTVISSKAAEAMAAFGGRYVAMGPLLDRNPGFKACDPPPEFRPTQERLEGMGIPTVAGRWDIPGSPWVLLVNFQKAVPNQDKLLFQIWNDYGVDSMTGSWDYIEPVLFSTAAAMVIKEISDDVEEVADVFAHFHEWMSGAGVLYLKKNAPGVATLLTTHATMLGRAMSGSGVDIYDELEELDPSHEATAFGVKAKHSMESVSAREADCFTTVSNITRKEAAHLLGTNPAVVTVNGFNLEGFAEPEEVEKTRKRVRPQLIKLASRFLERELKPSNTLLVATSGRYEFHNKGIDLLLDSLANIDRKLTESGEDITVVNFLLVSCGYAGFSEEARRRLRSERASIEKYAGIATHHLGDPDHDPIVTRCREKQLQNAPHNKCCVIFIPVYLDGNDGILNLEYYDALAGMDLTVFPSFYEPWGYTPMESAAFSVPTVTSDRAGFGQWVMERYPEGHAGVHVLNRLDDNYDTAVKKLTAYLGEFIHWNKEERAYRAAEARRVAEETTWKNFYLRYLEAYELAGDIKTQRVAGVQRMSAAPGKQISFTGVNTTQPRLRSFSVVTELPAELARMRELANNLWWVWHRDVQELFEWMDADKWYASGNNPVSFLNTMDQDRLNQLAGDHEFMARLSNVLERFDAYMAKQSHAEHSGITWKNPVSYFSMEFGLHESIPIYSGGLGLLAGDHIKSASDLNLPFIGISLLYKQGYFHQKINGNGDQVVEYWDNDFAAMPIVQLHNGETERVLVTVDLPGRTVYAQIWEVRVGRAKLYLLDTDVVENSRSDRDIASRLYEPSSKGRIEQEIVLGVGGVRLLNALGVEPSIYHLNEGHSAFLLFERIRQLMFGEGVDFATAREIVRGSTVFTMHTPVPAGNERFERSLVENYFRGYAVEMGVPWESLWNLGHMYAEEADHLNMTVLALQLSCIRNGVSRLHGNVSRRMWMDLWRGFLLSEVPVGHITNGVHIPSWLDERLRHDIEETCSLSIHKTLKANHDWNCLDAVDDRRLWDTHTALKHRLYDEVRRSISEQWTREGEAPNRLRMFLSALNPDHLTLCFARRFTAYKRPTLLFHNLQKVKELFCNPDRPVNIIFAGKAHPADTIGASYINLICRLAKQDDFMGRVIFLESYDIRLARMLVSGADVWLNNPTRLMEASGTSGMKAAANAVPNCSILDGWWDEAFDGQNGWAVGQGLVYETQVNQDIVDADNLYEVLETQVVPEFYDRGGDGVPHAWIRRMKEAMKTAFRQYGTHRMVHDYIDDMYLPTMGISKRRNKKNFALAKEIGQWRKRIPGRFSTVNIREVRVDGIHGDVFRLGHVLQVVAKVDKGQMADEEIMAELVLANTAEDRILDCIPMTLKHSEGNSLEFQAEYSPAFSGPCRYGVRVIPVHPGLAGKYETHLIRWS
- a CDS encoding glycoside hydrolase family 57 protein, whose translation is MISVCFYFQVHQPMRLNQGYSFFDMGRSHHYRDEQANADILRKVAHKCYLPANRLMLDLIREFRGDFRISYSITGVALEQFQEFCPEVLDSFRELAATGCVEFIAETHYHSLSFLFSREEFRRQVRKHHAVMTEFFGQEPTTFRNTELIFNNELAKEVERLGYRVILAEGADQVLGWRTPNFVYQPAGCEKLKALLKNYRLSDDVAFRFSDRNWDEWPLTVEKYARWVHDVAGSGEVINLFMDYETIGEHQWEDTGIFDFFRALPRAVLSHRDFCFRTPSEAAAGLDPVAQLDVPHFTSWADLERDVTAWLGNPMQDQAAELAYALEQEVIASGDDEMQATWREMLTSDHFYYMCTKWFSDGDVHKYFNPFETPYQAFITYMNALNDFALVLRQRQSDA
- a CDS encoding glycosyltransferase family 4 protein produces the protein MRVLMFGWEFPPFISGGLGTACLGLTKGLAQHGVDITFVLPRLDSDEEGKHLTLLGANRVHASVGIQDIRELRKRVKMLEVLSPLRPYITDKEYRSILDQEELLTSEAILNMKGYDFSGGYGNNLMAEIVRYSLICAHMARQEEFDVIHAHDWMTAPAGMEAKRVSGKPLVVHAHALEFDRSGEHVNQQIYDIERAGFEAADRIVAVSHFTKDTIVKRYGIDPNKIVVVHNAVSKERRLGQLRVEKPFKEKLVLFLGRITFQKGPDYFVEAAAKVIKKNPNVRFAMAGSGDMFNRMVERMAELRIADKFHFLGFVRGTDVERIYAMSDLYVMPSVSEPFGITPLEAMVYNVPAIVSKQSGVAEMLDGAVKIDFWDTDRLSAEILDILGNPERSEKIVQQGLETLKRTKWEIAAEHVLNVYRDLAGR
- a CDS encoding amylo-alpha-1,6-glucosidase produces the protein MLRIPRDACVNTETATRKEWLDTNGLGGYASSTVINCHTRKYHGLLVAALRKPRGRFVLLSKVEVSVTDGEKEFFLSTNKYPGVYHPTGHQFVEGFEQDLCPTVTYRIGDALIRKTMLMVHGQNTVLLCYEMLEGKTAPTLRIRPLLAYRDVHGLTRENLFLRPKTFPEKNGCKIEPYKGMPPLYMGTSRVSEFFPGPKWMRNVEYLEERNRGFDYQEDLFCPGMFEVELKRGKPVIFAASVEKLGDLVKLKSREIKRREALYESCKDRSKSVRGLQYAADQFLIRNASDFSSVVAGYHWFGEWGRDTMIALPGLTFHCGRREFGEKVLAAYAGLERDGLLPNYLDQRSDHLAYNSVDASLWFFWAVQEYLRTKGSREFVRKSILPALERIIAAHLDGRVPLCSIHEDGLLHAGNEHTQLTWMDAQAYGRPVTPRHGAAVEINALWYNGLRFYLELMEGEDNETVRRARESADKLAASFPDRFWNREDNCLCDVVGKFGCDRAIRPNQIFAVSLPHSTLNMEQMRAVVATVQDHLLTPYGLRTLSPRHPSYAPFYQGDSDARDSAYHQGMVWPWLAGHFGEAMLRQAEDIKEAKAFLRKYFKEILRSFPADYGIASLPEIYTGNPPHLPNGCIAQAWSVAEAVRLNKLLGGR